A window from Mixophyes fleayi isolate aMixFle1 chromosome 12, aMixFle1.hap1, whole genome shotgun sequence encodes these proteins:
- the FDPS gene encoding farnesyl pyrophosphate synthase isoform X1 has translation MWFRVLRSGRIRLRPLLGVGAARILICRAPNWERPKFSGSRPWTMSSVKASTVSNDLQEFSSFFERIAQDLTAEEWGHPEIGDAISRLREVLQYNTPGGKCNRGMTVLASIRELLGPTKLDEETTQRALVVGWCVELLQAFFLVADDMMDNSVTRRGHPCWYRKEGIGLDAINDSFLLESCIYRLLRKYCRDQGYYLNLLELFLETSYQTELGQALDLITAQPGKVDLARYTETRYKSIVKYKTAFYSFYLPVAAAMFMAGIDREEDHRNARTILLEMGEFFQIQDDYLDCYGDPSVTGKIGTDIQDNKCGWLVVEALKRVNPEQRGMLEENYGRDDADKVQRVKQLYEDLDLCAVYRQYEEESYQRLQILISQHANGLSKEIFLGLARKIYKRQK, from the exons ATGTGGTTCCGCGTGCTGCGATCCGGGCGGATTAGGCTCCGCCCTCTGCTGGGTGTCGGCGCCGCCCGGATCCTGATATGTAGAGCTCCGAACTGGGAACGCCCGAAATTCTCCGGCTCCCGG CCCTGGACAATGAGCTCCGTTAAAGCCTCGACAGTCTCTAATGATCTCCAGGAGTTCTCCAGCTTCTTTGAGAGGATTGCGCAGGATCTGACAGCGGAGGAATGGGGACACCCAGAGATAGGGGACGCAATCTCCCGCTTGCGAGAG GTCTTGCAGTACAACACTCCCGGTGGAAAGTGTAATCGGGGGATGACTGTTTTGGCCTCCATACGAGAGCTGCTGGGGCCGACGAAGCTGGACGAGGAGACCACCCAGAGGGCGCTGGTTGTGGGCTGGTGCGTGGAGCTG CTCCAGGCCTTCTTCCTGGTCGCTGACGACATGATGGATAACTCTGTGACTCGCCGTGGGCACCCTTGCTGGTACAGGAAG GAAGGCATCGGCCTGGACGCGATCAATGACTCGTTCCTACTGGAATCGTGTATATATCGCCTGCTGAGGAAGTACTGCCGCGATCAGGGCTATTATCTCAACCTGCTGGAGCTGTTCCTGGAG ACCTCCTACCAGACCGAGCTGGGGCAGGCGCTGGATCTCATCACCGCTCAGCCGGGGAAGGTTGATCTGGCCCGCTACACGGAGACCAG GTATAAATCCATCGTGAAGTATAAGACCGCTTTCTATTCCTTCTACCTGCCCGTGGCCGCTGCCATGTTCATG GCTGGGATAGACCGTGAGGAAGATCACCGGAACGCCCGAACGATCCTGCTGGAAATGGGGGAGTTCTTCCAGATCCAG GACGACTACCTGGACTGCTACGGTGATCCCAGCGTCACCGGAAAGATAGGAACAGACATCCAGGACAACAAGTGCGGTTGGCTGGTGGTAGAAGCCCTGAAGAGGGTGAATCCTGAGCAGAGGGGCATGCTGGAG GAGAACTACGGGCGTGACGACGCGGACAAGGTGCAGCGGGTGAAGCAGCTGTATGAGGATCTGGACCTGTGCGCTGTATACAGACAATACGAGGAGGAGAGTTACCAGAGACTGCAGATTCTCATCTCCCAGCATGCAAATGGGCTGTCTAAGGAGATCTTCCTGGGTCTGGCACGCAAGATTTACAAGAGACAGAAATAA
- the FDPS gene encoding farnesyl pyrophosphate synthase isoform X2, whose amino-acid sequence MFLADRWSEERLRACPGSVIYRPVDKLFISYTPWTMSSVKASTVSNDLQEFSSFFERIAQDLTAEEWGHPEIGDAISRLREVLQYNTPGGKCNRGMTVLASIRELLGPTKLDEETTQRALVVGWCVELLQAFFLVADDMMDNSVTRRGHPCWYRKEGIGLDAINDSFLLESCIYRLLRKYCRDQGYYLNLLELFLETSYQTELGQALDLITAQPGKVDLARYTETRYKSIVKYKTAFYSFYLPVAAAMFMAGIDREEDHRNARTILLEMGEFFQIQDDYLDCYGDPSVTGKIGTDIQDNKCGWLVVEALKRVNPEQRGMLEENYGRDDADKVQRVKQLYEDLDLCAVYRQYEEESYQRLQILISQHANGLSKEIFLGLARKIYKRQK is encoded by the exons atgttcttagctgacaggtgGAGCGAAGAGCGGCTTCGAGCTTGTCCAGGATCCGTGATCTACAGACCTgtagataagctgtttatttcaTATACG CCCTGGACAATGAGCTCCGTTAAAGCCTCGACAGTCTCTAATGATCTCCAGGAGTTCTCCAGCTTCTTTGAGAGGATTGCGCAGGATCTGACAGCGGAGGAATGGGGACACCCAGAGATAGGGGACGCAATCTCCCGCTTGCGAGAG GTCTTGCAGTACAACACTCCCGGTGGAAAGTGTAATCGGGGGATGACTGTTTTGGCCTCCATACGAGAGCTGCTGGGGCCGACGAAGCTGGACGAGGAGACCACCCAGAGGGCGCTGGTTGTGGGCTGGTGCGTGGAGCTG CTCCAGGCCTTCTTCCTGGTCGCTGACGACATGATGGATAACTCTGTGACTCGCCGTGGGCACCCTTGCTGGTACAGGAAG GAAGGCATCGGCCTGGACGCGATCAATGACTCGTTCCTACTGGAATCGTGTATATATCGCCTGCTGAGGAAGTACTGCCGCGATCAGGGCTATTATCTCAACCTGCTGGAGCTGTTCCTGGAG ACCTCCTACCAGACCGAGCTGGGGCAGGCGCTGGATCTCATCACCGCTCAGCCGGGGAAGGTTGATCTGGCCCGCTACACGGAGACCAG GTATAAATCCATCGTGAAGTATAAGACCGCTTTCTATTCCTTCTACCTGCCCGTGGCCGCTGCCATGTTCATG GCTGGGATAGACCGTGAGGAAGATCACCGGAACGCCCGAACGATCCTGCTGGAAATGGGGGAGTTCTTCCAGATCCAG GACGACTACCTGGACTGCTACGGTGATCCCAGCGTCACCGGAAAGATAGGAACAGACATCCAGGACAACAAGTGCGGTTGGCTGGTGGTAGAAGCCCTGAAGAGGGTGAATCCTGAGCAGAGGGGCATGCTGGAG GAGAACTACGGGCGTGACGACGCGGACAAGGTGCAGCGGGTGAAGCAGCTGTATGAGGATCTGGACCTGTGCGCTGTATACAGACAATACGAGGAGGAGAGTTACCAGAGACTGCAGATTCTCATCTCCCAGCATGCAAATGGGCTGTCTAAGGAGATCTTCCTGGGTCTGGCACGCAAGATTTACAAGAGACAGAAATAA
- the FDPS gene encoding farnesyl pyrophosphate synthase isoform X4 produces the protein MWFRVLRSGRIRLRPLLGVGAARILICRAPNWERPKFSGSRPWTMSSVKASTVSNDLQEFSSFFERIAQDLTAEEWGHPEIGDAISRLREVLQYNTPGGKCNRGMTVLASIRELLGPTKLDEETTQRALVVGWCVELLQAFFLVADDMMDNSVTRRGHPCWYRKEGIGLDAINDSFLLESCIYRLLRKYCRDQGYYLNLLELFLETSYQTELGQALDLITAQPGKVDLARYTETRYKSIVKYKTAFYSFYLPVAAAMFMAGIDREEDHRNARTILLEMGEFFQIQENYGRDDADKVQRVKQLYEDLDLCAVYRQYEEESYQRLQILISQHANGLSKEIFLGLARKIYKRQK, from the exons ATGTGGTTCCGCGTGCTGCGATCCGGGCGGATTAGGCTCCGCCCTCTGCTGGGTGTCGGCGCCGCCCGGATCCTGATATGTAGAGCTCCGAACTGGGAACGCCCGAAATTCTCCGGCTCCCGG CCCTGGACAATGAGCTCCGTTAAAGCCTCGACAGTCTCTAATGATCTCCAGGAGTTCTCCAGCTTCTTTGAGAGGATTGCGCAGGATCTGACAGCGGAGGAATGGGGACACCCAGAGATAGGGGACGCAATCTCCCGCTTGCGAGAG GTCTTGCAGTACAACACTCCCGGTGGAAAGTGTAATCGGGGGATGACTGTTTTGGCCTCCATACGAGAGCTGCTGGGGCCGACGAAGCTGGACGAGGAGACCACCCAGAGGGCGCTGGTTGTGGGCTGGTGCGTGGAGCTG CTCCAGGCCTTCTTCCTGGTCGCTGACGACATGATGGATAACTCTGTGACTCGCCGTGGGCACCCTTGCTGGTACAGGAAG GAAGGCATCGGCCTGGACGCGATCAATGACTCGTTCCTACTGGAATCGTGTATATATCGCCTGCTGAGGAAGTACTGCCGCGATCAGGGCTATTATCTCAACCTGCTGGAGCTGTTCCTGGAG ACCTCCTACCAGACCGAGCTGGGGCAGGCGCTGGATCTCATCACCGCTCAGCCGGGGAAGGTTGATCTGGCCCGCTACACGGAGACCAG GTATAAATCCATCGTGAAGTATAAGACCGCTTTCTATTCCTTCTACCTGCCCGTGGCCGCTGCCATGTTCATG GCTGGGATAGACCGTGAGGAAGATCACCGGAACGCCCGAACGATCCTGCTGGAAATGGGGGAGTTCTTCCAGATCCAG GAGAACTACGGGCGTGACGACGCGGACAAGGTGCAGCGGGTGAAGCAGCTGTATGAGGATCTGGACCTGTGCGCTGTATACAGACAATACGAGGAGGAGAGTTACCAGAGACTGCAGATTCTCATCTCCCAGCATGCAAATGGGCTGTCTAAGGAGATCTTCCTGGGTCTGGCACGCAAGATTTACAAGAGACAGAAATAA
- the FDPS gene encoding farnesyl pyrophosphate synthase isoform X3 has protein sequence MSSVKASTVSNDLQEFSSFFERIAQDLTAEEWGHPEIGDAISRLREVLQYNTPGGKCNRGMTVLASIRELLGPTKLDEETTQRALVVGWCVELLQAFFLVADDMMDNSVTRRGHPCWYRKEGIGLDAINDSFLLESCIYRLLRKYCRDQGYYLNLLELFLETSYQTELGQALDLITAQPGKVDLARYTETRYKSIVKYKTAFYSFYLPVAAAMFMAGIDREEDHRNARTILLEMGEFFQIQDDYLDCYGDPSVTGKIGTDIQDNKCGWLVVEALKRVNPEQRGMLEENYGRDDADKVQRVKQLYEDLDLCAVYRQYEEESYQRLQILISQHANGLSKEIFLGLARKIYKRQK, from the exons ATGAGCTCCGTTAAAGCCTCGACAGTCTCTAATGATCTCCAGGAGTTCTCCAGCTTCTTTGAGAGGATTGCGCAGGATCTGACAGCGGAGGAATGGGGACACCCAGAGATAGGGGACGCAATCTCCCGCTTGCGAGAG GTCTTGCAGTACAACACTCCCGGTGGAAAGTGTAATCGGGGGATGACTGTTTTGGCCTCCATACGAGAGCTGCTGGGGCCGACGAAGCTGGACGAGGAGACCACCCAGAGGGCGCTGGTTGTGGGCTGGTGCGTGGAGCTG CTCCAGGCCTTCTTCCTGGTCGCTGACGACATGATGGATAACTCTGTGACTCGCCGTGGGCACCCTTGCTGGTACAGGAAG GAAGGCATCGGCCTGGACGCGATCAATGACTCGTTCCTACTGGAATCGTGTATATATCGCCTGCTGAGGAAGTACTGCCGCGATCAGGGCTATTATCTCAACCTGCTGGAGCTGTTCCTGGAG ACCTCCTACCAGACCGAGCTGGGGCAGGCGCTGGATCTCATCACCGCTCAGCCGGGGAAGGTTGATCTGGCCCGCTACACGGAGACCAG GTATAAATCCATCGTGAAGTATAAGACCGCTTTCTATTCCTTCTACCTGCCCGTGGCCGCTGCCATGTTCATG GCTGGGATAGACCGTGAGGAAGATCACCGGAACGCCCGAACGATCCTGCTGGAAATGGGGGAGTTCTTCCAGATCCAG GACGACTACCTGGACTGCTACGGTGATCCCAGCGTCACCGGAAAGATAGGAACAGACATCCAGGACAACAAGTGCGGTTGGCTGGTGGTAGAAGCCCTGAAGAGGGTGAATCCTGAGCAGAGGGGCATGCTGGAG GAGAACTACGGGCGTGACGACGCGGACAAGGTGCAGCGGGTGAAGCAGCTGTATGAGGATCTGGACCTGTGCGCTGTATACAGACAATACGAGGAGGAGAGTTACCAGAGACTGCAGATTCTCATCTCCCAGCATGCAAATGGGCTGTCTAAGGAGATCTTCCTGGGTCTGGCACGCAAGATTTACAAGAGACAGAAATAA